A segment of the Bacillus licheniformis DSM 13 = ATCC 14580 genome:
GAAAGAACATTATGACTTGCTCTTATATGGATCGCAACGCTTGCGGATTGCGGGATTTTAACGGCTTAAAGCTCCTCGGAGACTATTCGGTTTGGTGCCACTACAAGGCTGAACATGATCCGCTGATTAAAAGGTTTAGGAATGCTTTTGGCACTCCCGTCATCGCCTTGCCAGAGGAAACAGGAATCGCAGCAAGCACTTCAGACATCCGGGTCATCGGAACAAAGCCCGCCCGTATGTTTAAAGAAGACGGCGCAGTATTCGTCTCAGATCAATTTGTTTTATAAAGCAAAAAACGCTTCGGCTCATCAGCGAAGCGTTTTTCTTGTTTTTGCGGATGCAAGCCGTTTGACCAGGCGTTCCGTCAGAAAAAACACGGCTAAGCCTAAGCCTAGCAAAAAAGAAAAATTCGCAATCAACGGCTCATGATCAAAATATTCAAAAGTACTATTTCCAAAAAGTATCACGGCCCAGAAAATAAAAGCCGCACGGCAAGCTGCATCTTCGGCTTTTTTCCTTTTGGGTCTGCATCTTTAAAAAACATCACAACGCCCCCAAGGAGACTCCCACACCCCAATCTGCTGATTTCTTTCGCACTTACTGTGTTCTTATCCCCTCTTCCGTTTCATAAAACCGCGCTAGCTCCACAATCATCGCTCCCATCCGTTCGAGATCCGGAGCGAGAAGGCGTTCGACTCCTTCTTCTCTTAAAGCTTCTGCCGTCACTTTTCCGACAGCGGCCGCCAACACGCTGTCTTGAAAAGATTGAACAATTTTCTCCGCATAGCCGTTTTCTTTCGCGAAATGAAAAAGCGAGCGGACTTGGACAGCCGTTGTAAAGCAAACCGCATCCACTTCACGGTTGATGATCTCGCTGCACAATAAAGCGACGGTTTCCCGGTCTGGAGCAACATGCCGATACGGCAGAAGCGGAACAACGTCTGCACCTTTCTCTTCCAAAAACTGAAGCAGTGACGGAGCGTTTTCGCCGTGGAGCTGAACCATCACCCGTTTGCCGGAAAAATCGTGGGATTGGAGCGAGTCGATCAGTCCCTTGGTCGTGCCGTCTTCATCCGCCGCAACGGGCGTAATGCCGAGCTTTTTTAAAGCGGCGATTGTTTTGTAGCCTCTCGATGCCGCTTTCGCCCTGCGGATCGCTTGTAAATAGCGCTCTCCGATCCCAAGTTTCTCAGC
Coding sequences within it:
- a CDS encoding uroporphyrinogen-III synthase — its product is MGKGLNGRRIAIGASRKTDEMSTLIKKQGGVPLIRSLQGTVFLAEKEVGPDLRAFVETGADWVIFTTGIGTETLVSLAEKLGIGERYLQAIRRAKAASRGYKTIAALKKLGITPVAADEDGTTKGLIDSLQSHDFSGKRVMVQLHGENAPSLLQFLEEKGADVVPLLPYRHVAPDRETVALLCSEIINREVDAVCFTTAVQVRSLFHFAKENGYAEKIVQSFQDSVLAAAVGKVTAEALREEGVERLLAPDLERMGAMIVELARFYETEEGIRTQ